A genome region from Bemisia tabaci chromosome 3, PGI_BMITA_v3 includes the following:
- the LOC109038548 gene encoding uncharacterized protein isoform X3, with amino-acid sequence MDEHRRTMIRTSSQTRTIHVEYAGQYVRIKAEGKETKISCTEVAITTLVATCRASEGVQSQDYEAYQPYYQAYQDQSQGYQDYDARESQSAKRSVEPAPAPAYHADAAYAPYAAATYPVANVVGVQHTVEVSKPVPVPVYKTVAVPVPQPVPVHVPHPVPVHVPHPVAVHVPQPVPVHVPVEVPVVKHVAYPVEKPVPYAVPKPYPVTVEKKVPVTVYKPYPVHVPVYKIKHIYHEPKWHKWF; translated from the exons ATGGATGAACATCGACGGACGATGATTCGCACTTCGTCACAGACGCGTACAATACACGTGGAGTATGCAGGTCAATATGTGCGTATCAAAGCTGAGGGAAAGGAAACCAAAATAAGTTGTACTGAG GTTGCCATCACAACACTGGTGGCGACGTGTCGGGCTTCTGAGGGAGTGCAGTCTCAGGACTACGAGGCGTACCAGCCGTACTACCAAGCTTACCAGGACCAGAGCCAAGGCTACCAGGACTATGACGCCAGAGAGTCCCAGTCAGCTAAAAGAAGTGTTGAGCCTGCTCCGGCCCCCGCCTACCATGCAGATGCTGCTTACGCACC ATACGCGGCAGCCACCTACCCAGTTGCCAACGTAGTCGGCGTACAGCACACAGTTGAAGTCTCGAAACCGGTCCCAGTGCCCGTCTACAAGACGGTGGCCGTTCCGGTTCCCCAACCGGTCCCCGTCCATGTGCCTCATCCGGTTCCCGTTCATGTTCCTCACCCCGTTGCCGTCCACGTTCCCCAACCGGTTCCAGTTCATGTTCCCGTTGAAGTACCAGTCGTCAAACAT GTGGCCTACCCTGTAGAGAAACCGGTGCCCTACGCCGTCCCAAAACCCTACCCCGTCACCGTTGAGAAGAAGGTGCCCGTGACGGTGTACAAACCATACCCGGTTCATGTCCCCGTTTACAAGATCAAACATATCTACCATGAGCCCAAATGGCATAAGTG GTTCTAG
- the LOC109038548 gene encoding uncharacterized protein isoform X1, with the protein MDEHRRTMIRTSSQTRTIHVEYAGQYVRIKAEGKETKISCTEVAITTLVATCRASEGVQSQDYEAYQPYYQAYQDQSQGYQDYDARESQSAKRSVEPAPAPAYHADAAYAPYAAATYPVANVVGVQHTVEVSKPVPVPVYKTVAVPVPQPVPVHVPHPVPVHVPHPVAVHVPQPVPVHVPVEVPVVKHVAYPVEKPVPYAVPKPYPVTVEKKVPVTVYKPYPVHVPVYKIKHIYHEPKWHKWSSSSVWKARPRTKVIFIHEPVKFYRHDHVDFVRRQKKKRRLRKKLHRLGYRHRHRPYRDFDQVYEMTF; encoded by the exons ATGGATGAACATCGACGGACGATGATTCGCACTTCGTCACAGACGCGTACAATACACGTGGAGTATGCAGGTCAATATGTGCGTATCAAAGCTGAGGGAAAGGAAACCAAAATAAGTTGTACTGAG GTTGCCATCACAACACTGGTGGCGACGTGTCGGGCTTCTGAGGGAGTGCAGTCTCAGGACTACGAGGCGTACCAGCCGTACTACCAAGCTTACCAGGACCAGAGCCAAGGCTACCAGGACTATGACGCCAGAGAGTCCCAGTCAGCTAAAAGAAGTGTTGAGCCTGCTCCGGCCCCCGCCTACCATGCAGATGCTGCTTACGCACC ATACGCGGCAGCCACCTACCCAGTTGCCAACGTAGTCGGCGTACAGCACACAGTTGAAGTCTCGAAACCGGTCCCAGTGCCCGTCTACAAGACGGTGGCCGTTCCGGTTCCCCAACCGGTCCCCGTCCATGTGCCTCATCCGGTTCCCGTTCATGTTCCTCACCCCGTTGCCGTCCACGTTCCCCAACCGGTTCCAGTTCATGTTCCCGTTGAAGTACCAGTCGTCAAACAT GTGGCCTACCCTGTAGAGAAACCGGTGCCCTACGCCGTCCCAAAACCCTACCCCGTCACCGTTGAGAAGAAGGTGCCCGTGACGGTGTACAAACCATACCCGGTTCATGTCCCCGTTTACAAGATCAAACATATCTACCATGAGCCCAAATGGCATAAGTG GTCGTCTTCGAGCGTTTGGAAAGCGCGGCCACGAACTAAAGTCATCTTCATTCATGAACCGGTAAAGTTTTACCGGCATGACCACGTGGACTTTGTACGTCGACAGAAGAAAAAACGACGCCTGAGAAAGAAGCTCCATCGGTTAGGCTACCGACACCGACATCGACCTTACAGAGATTTCGACCAAGTCTACGAGATGACTTTTTGA
- the LOC109038548 gene encoding uncharacterized protein isoform X2, whose product MAFKLACLVAITTLVATCRASEGVQSQDYEAYQPYYQAYQDQSQGYQDYDARESQSAKRSVEPAPAPAYHADAAYAPYAAATYPVANVVGVQHTVEVSKPVPVPVYKTVAVPVPQPVPVHVPHPVPVHVPHPVAVHVPQPVPVHVPVEVPVVKHVAYPVEKPVPYAVPKPYPVTVEKKVPVTVYKPYPVHVPVYKIKHIYHEPKWHKWSSSSVWKARPRTKVIFIHEPVKFYRHDHVDFVRRQKKKRRLRKKLHRLGYRHRHRPYRDFDQVYEMTF is encoded by the exons ATGGCGTTCAAGTTGGCATGCCTG GTTGCCATCACAACACTGGTGGCGACGTGTCGGGCTTCTGAGGGAGTGCAGTCTCAGGACTACGAGGCGTACCAGCCGTACTACCAAGCTTACCAGGACCAGAGCCAAGGCTACCAGGACTATGACGCCAGAGAGTCCCAGTCAGCTAAAAGAAGTGTTGAGCCTGCTCCGGCCCCCGCCTACCATGCAGATGCTGCTTACGCACC ATACGCGGCAGCCACCTACCCAGTTGCCAACGTAGTCGGCGTACAGCACACAGTTGAAGTCTCGAAACCGGTCCCAGTGCCCGTCTACAAGACGGTGGCCGTTCCGGTTCCCCAACCGGTCCCCGTCCATGTGCCTCATCCGGTTCCCGTTCATGTTCCTCACCCCGTTGCCGTCCACGTTCCCCAACCGGTTCCAGTTCATGTTCCCGTTGAAGTACCAGTCGTCAAACAT GTGGCCTACCCTGTAGAGAAACCGGTGCCCTACGCCGTCCCAAAACCCTACCCCGTCACCGTTGAGAAGAAGGTGCCCGTGACGGTGTACAAACCATACCCGGTTCATGTCCCCGTTTACAAGATCAAACATATCTACCATGAGCCCAAATGGCATAAGTG GTCGTCTTCGAGCGTTTGGAAAGCGCGGCCACGAACTAAAGTCATCTTCATTCATGAACCGGTAAAGTTTTACCGGCATGACCACGTGGACTTTGTACGTCGACAGAAGAAAAAACGACGCCTGAGAAAGAAGCTCCATCGGTTAGGCTACCGACACCGACATCGACCTTACAGAGATTTCGACCAAGTCTACGAGATGACTTTTTGA